A region of the Spirochaeta isovalerica genome:
CTTTTGCTGATTTCTTGGTATTTTTCCGGTTCCGGGCTTTCAGCTGGATATAGAGGCCGGGCTGAATATATTTCACAATGCTGTTTGATTCGCAGAGAACCGGGATTCCGGGATCAAGTCTTTTCAGAAGAGCCCTCAGCCCCCGGGCGACGGCGTCATTCCGAACTCTGAGCCAGAAGACCCGTCGTGCCCCTGCCTGGAGAAGCTGAGACGTATCCTTTCCGCTTTCCCGGTCGGTTTCCTCGGTTATGTCGAAGGGGGTTTGGAGGGAAGAGCAGACGCCGCACCCTCTGTCGCCATGGGGACAGCTGTGCCCCCGTGAGATGACTGTAATTTTTACCACAATCAGTTCCGGTCCGAACGTCCTGATGATTTTCCGGGAAAATGAAGTTTTTCCCGAGTTCCTGGCCTGTGAGCCGATAACGAGAAACAGAGGCAGTACGGTGAGACTGTTTATCATAGGTACATTATGGGTCCTGAAGAGAATAAAAGCAATATGTCACAAAAAAATAGACAAGTATAAAAATGTGAGATATATTGTGGTTGTGATAGATAGTGATTTGATCTTTGGAATCATGGCTTCAATGGGGGAAGGGCAATACAGTGTTTCCCGGCTTATGTATCTCACCTCTCCCTTTTCCATGAGCGACACTTCACTGAGGACGGCCCTTTCCAGAATGGCGGCCCGGGGAATCGTAATGGCGGAGAAGAGGGGGCGAAAAGCCTTTTACACAATCGTGACCAGAGGCAAACGGATCGGTGCCAATGTAGCGCTCTCCTTCGCCGAGCCCGACTGGTCCTCCTGGGACGGGCGATGGTGGGGATTCCTCTACTCCCTCCCTTCGGCGGAGAAAGCGCTCCGCCACAGACTCCGGACAAAGCTGGAGGCCCATCGCTTTGTCAGTTTTTACCCCGGCTGCTGGATCAGACCCTTCCGGGAAGAGGAGAAAATTAAAGAAAAATTATCGGGATTTTCCGTTTCGGTCAACGGCAGGCTTGTGCTTCTGACCTTTCCCGATGAGTTGACAGCCGTCGAAGTCGGGGGACTCTGGCAACTCGATTCTGTCAATGATGCTCTCGGACGGGGTATAAAACTGATCGAACAGTCTGAGAGATCTCTGGAGCGAACGGATCCCGCCGGAGCGTTCCGGCTGAAAATGGAGACGGGAGATCAGGTCGTGAAGATCCTTTTCGGTGACCCTCTTCTGCCGCCTTGCTATTTACCGGAGAACTGGGCCGGCGGA
Encoded here:
- a CDS encoding PaaX family transcriptional regulator C-terminal domain-containing protein, translated to MIDSDLIFGIMASMGEGQYSVSRLMYLTSPFSMSDTSLRTALSRMAARGIVMAEKRGRKAFYTIVTRGKRIGANVALSFAEPDWSSWDGRWWGFLYSLPSAEKALRHRLRTKLEAHRFVSFYPGCWIRPFREEEKIKEKLSGFSVSVNGRLVLLTFPDELTAVEVGGLWQLDSVNDALGRGIKLIEQSERSLERTDPAGAFRLKMETGDQVVKILFGDPLLPPCYLPENWAGGELRRRFTLWEKQVNKAAASFAAGGTI